GACGTAGGGGCGGGCGAGGGATGGAAGCCGCGCGCTGGCCCAAGTCCCGGAGGAGGCGCAATTTCAGTGCGCTCGAGCGGGGGAGAGGAGTCGGACAGCCACCGGAGGTCTAAGGATGATGCGCAGGTCGTGGGTCCGCTTCGCGATCGCCGCGGTCGGTCTGTCGGTCGCCGACGCTTGGCACGTCGAGGGCCAATCGGTCTCCAACAATCCCTACCAGGCGGTCCATGGGTGGGAACGGCTCCCCGAGGGAATGCGGACGGGAGTGCCGAGCGGCGCGTATCCCGATCCGGATGGACGGCACCTCTGGATCCTCACCCGGTGCGGCGCGAATCACTGCGCCGGCTCCACACAGGACCCGATCCTCAAGCTGGACCTCGAGGGGAACCTGGTGGACTCCTTCGGGGCCGGGCTCTTCTCCTGGCCGCACGGCTTTTTCCTCGACCACGAGGGCTTCCTCTGGGTGACCGAAGGCGCCCCCTCCGGGGATCCACGGGAAGTCCAGGGAATCCGCCGGGGGATGGGGCACCAGGTCTTCAAGCTGAACCAACGAGGCGAAGTCGTGATGACGCTGGGAGTGCGGGGCGTCGCCGGGGAGGGGCCGGACCACTTCAACGGGCCCTCCGCCGTCCTCGTCACACCGAATGGGGAAATCTGGGTCGCGGATGGGCACCGCGGTGGAAACAACCGCGTGGTGAAGTTTTCGCCGCGGGGAGAATTCCTCCTCCAGATCGGGGGCGGAGTGGACGACGCGAGCGGGGATCCGGGGAAGCTCAACGATCCACACGACCTCACGATGGACTCGCAGGGGAGGCTCATCGTGGCCGACCGCGGGAACAACCGGGTGCAGCTCTTCGACCAGCAGGGAAACTTCCTTCACGTTTGGACTCAGTTCGGCCGGCCGAGCACCGTCTTCGTGGATCGCGGCGACCTGATCTACGTCGGAGACGGAATGTCGGACGACAACTGGAATCCCGGATGGGAGCGCGGGATCCGTATTGGAGACGCGCGGACCGGGTGGATCACGGCCTTCATTCCGGACTCCGAGGCGCCGGTCGGCACGGGCGTGGAGTTCCTCGGCGTGGACTTCGCGGGGAACATCTATTCGGGGGAGGTTGGACGGGAAAGGCTCGTGAAGTACGTGCGTTTCCGCCCCTGAGCCCACGCAGGGGAATCGCGGTCATGCGGAGCCGTCGTGCTGACGTGTCCTGCATTCGCATCGCACCGCCCACGGGGGACAATTCGGTGTCGCGTTTTCGGTCGAGCGACCGGGCCGGACGCACTATCTTTCACCCATGAACTCGCTGACGCATGTGAAGGCGCCGAGACGGCGTTCCCTCCCTCGACCGGAGGTGATGTACGCGGCCGTCGCCGCCCGGGACGCATGCTTCGACGGGATCTTTTTTGTCGGAGTCCGCACTACGGGCATCTTTTGCCGACCCGGGTGCGCAGCCCGGACCCCGCTCCGCCGCAACGTGACCTTTTTCCCGTCGGCGAACGAGGCGCTGGAGGAGGGGTTCCGCCCATGCCTCCGGTGTCGTCCGCTCGAGCCCCAGGGAAAGGCCCCGGCGGCGATTCGCCGGCTCATCGCGGAGGTGGCCGCGGATCCCTCCGTGCGAGTCCGCGACCGGGACTTGCGAGCGCGCGGCCTCGATCCCGCCACCGTGCGCCGATGGTTCCAGCGGCATCACGGGATGACCTTCCAGGCTTACCAGAGGACGGCGCGGCTGGCGCGCGGGCTGAACGGCCTCGCGCGGGGCGAGGGGATCACGAGCGCCGCCTTCGGGAGCGGATACGATTCGCTCAGCGGCTTTCGCGATGCACTTCGGACCCTCACCGGCCAATCGCCTTCAGGGAGTCGGGAAATGATCGTCGTGCATACGACGCGCGTGGATTCGCCCCTCGGACCACTCCTTCTCGGGGCGACGGACGACGCTCTCTGCCTCCTCGAGTTCGCCGATCCGGCGCGGAGCGAGGAGCAACGCAGGCGGCTGGCGAAGCGGCTCGGATGTTTCTTCGCCCCCGGGTCGAACGGGGTGACCGACCGAATGGCGGGAGAGCTCGAGCGTTATTTCGCGGGGGAACTGAAGGAGTTCGAGACGCCGCTTCTCACGCCGGGCACGGATTTCCAACGCCGGGCCTGGGCGGCGCTTCGGGAGATCCCCTACGGAGAGACCCGGAGTTACCGCGACCAGGCGGAGGCGATCGGTTCACCGGAGGCGGTGCGGGCAGTGGCGCGCGCGAACGGCGCGAACCGGATCGCGATCGTCATCCCCTGCCACCGCGTGATCGGCACCGACGGATCCCTCACCGGATATGGCGGTGGGCTCGCGCGAAAAGAGTTCCTGCTGGAGCTGGAAAAGCGCGCGGCCAGCTGAAAGAGAGAGCGCCCGCCACGCCGGAGCTCAGTAGTCGTCGAACCCTTCGGTCAGCTCGATGTAGACCCCGGACGGATCGGTCAGAAAGGCGATCTTGAGGCCGATGCTCGCGACCTCGCGGGGCGCGGAGTCGAAAGTAATCCCCTTCGCCTGGAGCGCGGCGGCGAACGCATCGAGATCGGCCACCTCGAACCCGATGTGATCAATGGCGCGGCCACGGGTCGCCGCGCGAGGCGTCCCCCCCTGGGAGTTGCCGAAGCTCAGGTTCATGCCCGGCGCGTTCGCGGTCGTCGCGATGGAACCCCGCTGGAAGGGCTCGAGGCCGAACACGTCCACGTACCACGCCAGGAGCGACTCGTACTCGGGCGTGAAGAAGTGGATATGGTAAGCGATGACCTCTTCTTCCTGGTTCGGGTCCTCCTGGAGCTCGATCCGCACGCTGTCGGGAGCCATGAGATAGGCGTTCGGATGGTCTTCGGCCCCGGTGAACTCGCTCTGGACCTCGTATCCGGCTTCGCGCCACTTCACGAGCATCGGCTCGATATCGCGCACCTTGAAGCCGAAGTGGTCCATGACGGAGCCCTGGGAACCGGCGGTCGGCGCCCGCTCCGAGAAAACGAGCATCATCCCGGGATACTTCACGCCGCTGATGATTCCGCGGTCCCAGGCCTCACCGCCGAAGTGCTCCACCCAAAACTCACGATGGAAGGCGGCGTCGGCCACGTTCAGGTGCACGTGCCCGTACGTCAGACCGTTGGCGTTCGTGGGCGCGAGCTGTGCGCTGGCCGGTAATGCGGCGAGCGCGAAGGGGAGCGCCAAAGCCGCGGTCAATAGTGCCTTCATCGTGATTTCCTCGCCGAAAGGGGTCCGTCCGACTCCCGGTACGATGCTTCCCCGGAAGGCGGGTGCGCAACCCCCCGGCAGGGCGCTCTTGCCGGGCCGATGGGGGCCTGGCAACTTCTCCGCGTCGTCGGGGAAGACCCCACCGCGGGACCCAACTGAGGAGGTGTCTGTGAGCCGAGGGAATCGTTCGATGCGCGTGATCTTGCTGACGGGATTGGTCGTTTTCGGAGGCGCGGAGCTCGCGGAGGCACAGGGCCGTGGGGGCGGGGGGAACGCCGGACCTCCGATTCCCGCCTATCGGACCTCGGTGATGCAGGGATTCCAGCTTCACGTGGGCGCGATTCGGACGATCGTCGCGGGGACTGCCGGGGCGCCGAGCCACCTGGTGGGCCATGCGGAGGCGATCCGCCACCTCACCGTGATGGCTGCCGATGTCTTCCCCGCGGGATCCGGCGGGGCCGGCACGCGGGCGACGGAGGCGATCTGGTCGAATTCGAGCGAGTTCGCGGCTCGGTTGGCGGCGCTCCAGTCGGCGGGCGAGGGGCTCGCAAAGGCGGCCGCCTCCGGAAACAACGACGAGGTGAACGCCGCGCTAACGACCCTGAACCAGGCCTGCCAGGCCTGCCACATGGCCTTCAGGGGCCCGCCGCCGGCGGCGAACTGAGGAGCCGTTTCCGGTCGAGCTTCCCGTTCGGATTCCGCGGAAGCGATTCCACGAGTCGGAGCTCTCTCGGGCGCTTCGCCGAGGCGAGGCGGCCCCGCGAGAAGTCGAGCAGGTCGGGAAGTGTGGGGGGAGCGGCTGGGTCCGCGGGCACGACGACCGCGACCACCCGCTCCCCCCATTCTTTGTCCGGCGCTCCCGCCACGGCCACGTCGGCGACCCCGGGGTGACGGTGAAGGACCACCTCCACCTCCGCCGGCTCCACGGTCACTCCGCCAGTGACGATCCGGTCCGAGAGCCTCCCCACCACCCAAAGATCTCCCTCTCCGTCGAGTCGCCCAAGATCGCCGGTGTGCAGCCATCCGTCCGAGTCCACGAAGACGGAGGCCGCTCGGACGCCCTTCCCCTTCGAGGGGCCGCGCGCCAAGCCCTTCACCACGGTCGGACCCCGCACCAGGATTTCTCCCGTCCCGTCTTCGCCCGCACCCTCGATCTTCAATTCCAGGCTGTCGAGCGGCCTTCCGACAGTCCCCGGTTTCTTTCGAACCACCTCCGGCGGAGCGGTCGCCACCTGTGAGGTCGCTTCCGTCAGGCCGTAGGTGAGGGCGATCGGGTACCCGAGCGTGAGGGCGCGCGTGAGAAGCGATTCCCTGATCTCCGCGCCGCCGATGAGGAGGCAGCGAAGGGAAGGAGGCGGCGGACGCTTCCCCCGCACCTCGATGAGGCGCTGGAGCATGATGGGAACGAGGGAGGCGTGCGTGACGCGCCCGGCATCCATGAGCTCCGCCGCCTCGAGCGCATCGAAGCGCGGGCGGGTGAGGACGGAGCAGCCGACCACGGCCGCCCGGTGGAGGAGAGCGATGCCGCCCACATGGCCGGGAGAGAGGGAGGTGAGCCAACAATCCTCCGGGGCGAGGTCGAGCCGAAGGATCGCGGCCTCGGCCGATGCAGCCAGATTTCGGTGACTGAGCGGGATCGGCCTCGGCGCGCCCGTCGTCCCCGAAGTGAGGACGAGGACGGCGGGGCCGGAGAGACGCGGCTGCGGGAGTCGTTCGAGGTCCTCCAGCGGATGCGCCGGACCTTCCCCATCCCATTCGACGACCTCTCCCATCGTCGAGACGAAGAGGGCGGGGCGACCCACGGCCTGAAGCGCACGCGCGACCTCGGCCTCGGTCCAGCCCGCGTTCATCGGAACCAGAACGGCGCCCGCCCGCGCCACCGCATGGAGGAGGACGACAGTTTCGGGACAGGGAGGAAGGCGCATCGCGACTCGCTCCCCCGGTCCCACGCCGGCCACCACCAGCGCTCGGGCCACGGTGTCCGCCCACTGATCGAGCTCGTGGTACGTCCAGATCGGGGTCTCCCCGCCCTCCGGATCCGGAAGCCCGAAGACCGCCGGGGCTTCCGGGGTGAGACGCGCGGCCCTGAGAAGAAAGTCCACGATCATCCTCCGGCGGCACCGAGGAGGAACCCGACCGCCATGAGTCCCCCGTACCAGGCTACCACGCGGGCGGTCCCTCCGAGGGCGGGGTTGAGCTCGCGGGGATCGTCGAAGGACCAGACGGCCGACGCCGGCGCGAAGGCACGGGCGAAGGCGACGAGTCCGACAAGTGTCCAGGGCGACCAGTCGAAGAAGAAGACACCGACGATCGGGGCGGCGGCCGCCGTCACGAGGAGCGCGGTGTACTCCACCTGACTCCCCTTCCTTCCCAACCGCACCGCGAGCGTGCGCCTTCCGGCACGCGCGTCCGTCGGAATGTCCCGCAGGTTGTTCACCACCAGGATGGCCGTCGTGAGGGCCCCGATCCCCGCGCCGGCGACGAGGAGATCCCCGGTGAAATCGAGCGCCTGGACCCAATAACTCCCCCCGACCGCGACGAGCCCGAAAAAAACGAAGACGAAGAGGTCGCCCAGGCCATGCGACGCGAGCGGGAAGGGTCCCCCCGAATAGGCGAGAGCGCAGACGAGGGAGAGGAGCCCGGTCGCGAGGATGGGAATTCCGCCGACCCAGACGAGATAGGCCCCCACGAGTGTGGCCGCAGCGAGGACCCAGAGCGTTGCCCGGAAGACCGCCTCGGGCGAAAGAAGCCCGGCCTGAACCACGCGGATCGGACCGAGGCGCTCCTCCGTATCGGTCCCCTTCCGATGATCGAAATAGTCGTTCGCGAGGTTCGTCGCGATTTGGATGAGGAGCGCCCCCACCAGCGCGGCCGAAGCGGGGAGGAGCGACATCACGTCGCGAGACGCCGCGATCCCCGTGGCGAGGACGACCGGGGCGCCCGCCGCGGGGAGGGTCTTCGGGCGGATCGCGAGGACCCAGGCCCCGAGGGTGCTAGGAGTTCTCGACACGGAGAGGACGGCGCGCGCGCATGTGCACCGCGCGGCTCACCAGGGAAGCCAGGGATACTTCCTGAAGTCGGGCTTCTCCTTCTTCAGGAAGGCATTCTTCGCGTCCTTCGCCTGCTCGGACATGTAGAAGAGGAGGGTCGCGTTCCCAGCGAGCTCCTGAATTCCAGCCTGTCCGTCCACGGCGGCATTAAAGGAGCTCTTGAGGAGCCGGATGGCGAGAGGGCTCTTGTCGAGGATTTCCTGCGCCCACTTCCATCCCTCTTCCTCGAGTCGCTCCACCGGAACCACGGCATTCACGAGCCCCATCTGAAGGGCCTCGGCGGCGGAGTACTGGCGGCAGAGGTACCAGATCTCGCGGGCCCTCTTTTGCCCCACGATGCTCGCGAGGTAGGAGGTCCCGAAGCCTCCGTCGAAACTCCCGACCTTGGGCCCGGTCTGCCCGAAAATCGCATTCTCCGCGGCGATGGTGAGATCGCAGATCACGTGAAGCACATGCCCGCCTCCGATCGCGTATCCGGCGACCAATGCGATGACAGGCTTCGGCATGCTCCGGATGTAGCGCTGGAGCTCGAGCACATTGAGGCGCGGGACCCCGTCGCCGCCGACGTAGCCGGCGTCCCCGCGAACGCGTTGGTCCCCTCCCGAGCTGAAGGCGTATTTCCCGTCCGCGGTGGGGCCGTTCCCCGTGAAGAGGACGACGCCGATCGAGGTGTCCTCGGCGGCGTCGCGAAAGGCCCCCTGCAGCTCGGTGAGTGTCTCCGGACGGAAAGCGTTCCTCACCTCGGGGCGGTTGAAGGCGATCCGGGCGACCCCGTCGCATTTGTGAAAGGTGATGTCCGTGTAGCTCTTCGCTTCCTTCCAGTTCGGTGCGCTCATCGCTTCCCTTTCGTCAGGGCGCCGGCCGCGGCGGCGGCGATTCGATCCACCACCTCGGCCCTTCGACGCCGGTTCACTTCCCGATCGGTGCGAATCTCGAAGATCGCGCTTCCGGGCTCCTCGAGTGCATGCTCGAATCCCACGGCGATCTGGGCGAGCGACCCCTCGCCTCGCGCGTCGGCACGCGAATGTGGGATTCCATGGAAGGCCGCGAGGCGTGCGAAATCACGGTCATGGGGGGTCGCGAAATAAGGGGTGAAGGCTGGCTCGAAGTCGCGGACCGGAAGGAAGTGGAAGATCCCACCCCCGTCGTTGTTGATCGCGACGACGATCACGCGTAGTTCCGGATCGCGGAGCGAAGCGAGTCCATTCGAATCGTGGAGAAGGGCGAGGTCTCCGACGAGCGCCACGACCCTTCGTCCCGTCGTGAGCGAGATTCCCGCGGCGGTCGAGACGATCCCGTCTATCCCGCTCGCGCCCCTATTCCCGAGCGTCGCGAGCGGCG
This genomic window from Gemmatimonadota bacterium contains:
- a CDS encoding peptidyl-alpha-hydroxyglycine alpha-amidating lyase family protein, with product MMRRSWVRFAIAAVGLSVADAWHVEGQSVSNNPYQAVHGWERLPEGMRTGVPSGAYPDPDGRHLWILTRCGANHCAGSTQDPILKLDLEGNLVDSFGAGLFSWPHGFFLDHEGFLWVTEGAPSGDPREVQGIRRGMGHQVFKLNQRGEVVMTLGVRGVAGEGPDHFNGPSAVLVTPNGEIWVADGHRGGNNRVVKFSPRGEFLLQIGGGVDDASGDPGKLNDPHDLTMDSQGRLIVADRGNNRVQLFDQQGNFLHVWTQFGRPSTVFVDRGDLIYVGDGMSDDNWNPGWERGIRIGDARTGWITAFIPDSEAPVGTGVEFLGVDFAGNIYSGEVGRERLVKYVRFRP
- a CDS encoding methylated-DNA--[protein]-cysteine S-methyltransferase; protein product: MYAAVAARDACFDGIFFVGVRTTGIFCRPGCAARTPLRRNVTFFPSANEALEEGFRPCLRCRPLEPQGKAPAAIRRLIAEVAADPSVRVRDRDLRARGLDPATVRRWFQRHHGMTFQAYQRTARLARGLNGLARGEGITSAAFGSGYDSLSGFRDALRTLTGQSPSGSREMIVVHTTRVDSPLGPLLLGATDDALCLLEFADPARSEEQRRRLAKRLGCFFAPGSNGVTDRMAGELERYFAGELKEFETPLLTPGTDFQRRAWAALREIPYGETRSYRDQAEAIGSPEAVRAVARANGANRIAIVIPCHRVIGTDGSLTGYGGGLARKEFLLELEKRAAS
- a CDS encoding VOC family protein — translated: MKALLTAALALPFALAALPASAQLAPTNANGLTYGHVHLNVADAAFHREFWVEHFGGEAWDRGIISGVKYPGMMLVFSERAPTAGSQGSVMDHFGFKVRDIEPMLVKWREAGYEVQSEFTGAEDHPNAYLMAPDSVRIELQEDPNQEEEVIAYHIHFFTPEYESLLAWYVDVFGLEPFQRGSIATTANAPGMNLSFGNSQGGTPRAATRGRAIDHIGFEVADLDAFAAALQAKGITFDSAPREVASIGLKIAFLTDPSGVYIELTEGFDDY
- a CDS encoding cytochrome c, coding for MRVILLTGLVVFGGAELAEAQGRGGGGNAGPPIPAYRTSVMQGFQLHVGAIRTIVAGTAGAPSHLVGHAEAIRHLTVMAADVFPAGSGGAGTRATEAIWSNSSEFAARLAALQSAGEGLAKAAASGNNDEVNAALTTLNQACQACHMAFRGPPPAAN
- a CDS encoding AMP-binding protein, translated to MDFLLRAARLTPEAPAVFGLPDPEGGETPIWTYHELDQWADTVARALVVAGVGPGERVAMRLPPCPETVVLLHAVARAGAVLVPMNAGWTEAEVARALQAVGRPALFVSTMGEVVEWDGEGPAHPLEDLERLPQPRLSGPAVLVLTSGTTGAPRPIPLSHRNLAASAEAAILRLDLAPEDCWLTSLSPGHVGGIALLHRAAVVGCSVLTRPRFDALEAAELMDAGRVTHASLVPIMLQRLIEVRGKRPPPPSLRCLLIGGAEIRESLLTRALTLGYPIALTYGLTEATSQVATAPPEVVRKKPGTVGRPLDSLELKIEGAGEDGTGEILVRGPTVVKGLARGPSKGKGVRAASVFVDSDGWLHTGDLGRLDGEGDLWVVGRLSDRIVTGGVTVEPAEVEVVLHRHPGVADVAVAGAPDKEWGERVVAVVVPADPAAPPTLPDLLDFSRGRLASAKRPRELRLVESLPRNPNGKLDRKRLLSSPPAAGP
- a CDS encoding 1,4-dihydroxy-2-naphthoate polyprenyltransferase, coding for MSRTPSTLGAWVLAIRPKTLPAAGAPVVLATGIAASRDVMSLLPASAALVGALLIQIATNLANDYFDHRKGTDTEERLGPIRVVQAGLLSPEAVFRATLWVLAAATLVGAYLVWVGGIPILATGLLSLVCALAYSGGPFPLASHGLGDLFVFVFFGLVAVGGSYWVQALDFTGDLLVAGAGIGALTTAILVVNNLRDIPTDARAGRRTLAVRLGRKGSQVEYTALLVTAAAAPIVGVFFFDWSPWTLVGLVAFARAFAPASAVWSFDDPRELNPALGGTARVVAWYGGLMAVGFLLGAAGG
- the menB gene encoding 1,4-dihydroxy-2-naphthoyl-CoA synthase; its protein translation is MSAPNWKEAKSYTDITFHKCDGVARIAFNRPEVRNAFRPETLTELQGAFRDAAEDTSIGVVLFTGNGPTADGKYAFSSGGDQRVRGDAGYVGGDGVPRLNVLELQRYIRSMPKPVIALVAGYAIGGGHVLHVICDLTIAAENAIFGQTGPKVGSFDGGFGTSYLASIVGQKRAREIWYLCRQYSAAEALQMGLVNAVVPVERLEEEGWKWAQEILDKSPLAIRLLKSSFNAAVDGQAGIQELAGNATLLFYMSEQAKDAKNAFLKKEKPDFRKYPWLPW